The following proteins are co-located in the Castor canadensis chromosome 5, mCasCan1.hap1v2, whole genome shotgun sequence genome:
- the Dnajc28 gene encoding dnaJ homolog subfamily C member 28, with protein sequence MMMAQILRSHLINASLIPHQVRMLLYLGVVRNRMMSTHKSKKKMTEYYRLLNLAEGCSAVDVRDSFHKLAKQYHPDSGSSNADSTVFIKIEEAYRNVLSHVIEQTNARQNKTEETEEEENFKYSTPQHRHYLSFEGIGFGTPSQREKQYRQFRADRAAEKVLEYQKQKLQHQHLANSLTVKDVRQSKEQKITQAIERLVEDLIQESMAKGDFDNLSGKGKPLKKFSGCSYIDPMTHNLNRILIDNGYQPEWILMQKEIKDTIEQLREAILVSRKKLGNPMTPMEQKQWNQVCEQFQENIRKLNKRINDFNLIVPIFTRQKVHFDAQKEIIRVQKLYETFIETKEVTDKNPNDINQEEEKTTEAKTGFLNWLNLWKFIKI encoded by the coding sequence ATGATGATGGCTCAGATCTTACGCTCTCATCTGATAAATGCTTCACTGATCCCTCATCAAGTGAGAATGCTTCTGTATCTTGGTGTCGTTAGAAATAGGATGATGTCAACCCATAAATCCAAAAAGAAGATGACAGAATATTATAGGCTTCTAAATCTAGCTGAAGGATGCTCTGCAGTTGATGTCAGGGACTCTTTTCATAAGCTCGCCAAGCAATACCATCCAGACAGCGGCTCTAGTAATGCAGATTCTACAGTATTTATAAAGATTGAAGAAGCTTATAGGAACGTGCTTTCCCATGTGATAGAACAAACAAATGCCAGGCAGAATAAaactgaagaaacagaagaagaagaaaatttcaaatatagtACACCACAACACCGACACTACTTAAGTTTTGAAGGTATTGGCTTTGGGACTCCAAGTCAGCGAGAGAAGCAATATAGGCAATTTAGGGCAGACCGTGCAGCAGAGAAAGTATTGGAATACCAAAAGCAGAAACTGCAACACCAACATTTAGCCAATAGTTTAACCGTTAAAGATGTAAGACAgagcaaagaacaaaaaataactcaagcgaTAGAGCGTTTAGTGGAGGACCTCATTCAGGAATCAATGGCAAAAGGAGACTTTGACAATCTCAGTGGGAAAGGAAAACCTCTAAAAAAGTTTTCTGGCTGTTCATACATTGATCCCATGACTCACAATCTGAACAGAATATTGATAGATAATGGGTACCAACCAGAGTGGATCCTAAtgcaaaaggaaataaaggatACCATTGAGCAGCTGAGAGAGGCAATTTTAGTGTCTAGGAAAAAACTTGGGAATCCAATGACACCTATGGAACAGAAACAGTGGAACCAAGTTTGTGAGCAGTTtcaagaaaacatcagaaaactAAATAAGCGAATTAACGATTTTAATTTAATTGTTCCCATCTTTACCAGGCAAAAAGTCCATTTTGATGCACAGAAAGAAATTATCAGAGTCCAGAAACTATATGAGACCTTTATAGAAACAAAAGAAGTCACAGACAAAAACCCAAATGACATTaatcaggaagaagagaaaacaactgAAGCCAAGACAGggtttttaaactggttgaatcTATGGAAGTTTATTAAAATCTGA